The Pseudochaenichthys georgianus chromosome 8, fPseGeo1.2, whole genome shotgun sequence genome has a segment encoding these proteins:
- the LOC139434277 gene encoding cytosolic phospholipase A2 gamma-like, whose product MTPSHTTLIFARDYAAEVNKSFPEIDDKVLEETEWPKDCYVFEGKETELSIVYMPLFNRNNCKDAEEVKARMEEFSTFQRPFSQDKIEFVLNTAKNNMENNKDILLREINKAVLRRQNKRKSLLQPT is encoded by the exons ATGACCCCGAGCCATACA ACACTGATTTTTGCCAGAGACTATGCAGCCGAGGTGAATAAATCTTTCCCAGAGATAGATGACAAAGTCCTGGAGGAGACAGAATGGCCAAAAGACTGTTACGTGTTTGAGGGAAAGGAGACTGAGCTCTCCATCGTGTATATGCCACTATTCAACAGAAACAACTGCAAAG ATGCAGAGGAGGTGAAAGCAAGGATGGAGGAGTTCTCCACTTTCCAGCGTCCCTTCAGCCAGGACAAGATTGAGTTTGTGTTGAATACAGCGAAAAACAACATGGAGAACAACAAGGACATTTTGCTCAGGGAGATTAACAAGGCTGTTCTCCGTCGACAGAACAAGAG GAAGTCTCTGCTACAGCCGACATGA